In Caballeronia insecticola, one DNA window encodes the following:
- a CDS encoding cbb3-type cytochrome c oxidase subunit I, giving the protein MFNSKRLVLAHFWLAFIAFGVALLLGAWQMLVRSPLHPWLQNPELYYRSVTEHGTVMGYAFPTLIAMGFGYAVSELALKRPLVGLRWAWLGFWLVAVGAVTATVPVAMGLASVLYTFYPPMIGNVFYYVGVVLVVVGSWVWVALMSVNLASWKRENRGKPVPLAMFATVAGAYLWGWTAVGAAIEVLFMILPVAIGWKTTIDAGLARVFFSWTLHAIVYFWLMPAYIAYYTIIPRAIGGRLYSDSMARISFILFLVVSMPIGIHHLFADPQVGSGFKFMHSVFTALVAVPTLLTVFTICASVEIAARLRGGRGPLGWIKALPWDNPMMLAVAFSFVMLGFGGAGGLINMSYQLDSTIHNTQWVTGHFHLIFGGAIVIMYFVIAYDLWPHLTGRALLSVKLMRWQLWLWFIGMIVLTFPWHFVGILGMPRRMAFYDYNDPEIAAQGLSVAISVLGALILLASAVLFFIVLVKGHRAPPVKVEEFRFSRAVHEPRSIPVALNSFALWLTLMIALTLVNYGYPIAQLLTRSDTSVPAVPIGAQR; this is encoded by the coding sequence GTGTTCAATAGCAAGCGCCTCGTACTCGCGCATTTCTGGCTGGCGTTCATTGCCTTCGGCGTCGCGCTTCTGCTCGGGGCGTGGCAGATGCTGGTGCGCAGTCCATTGCATCCGTGGCTGCAGAATCCCGAGCTTTACTATCGTTCGGTGACGGAGCATGGCACCGTGATGGGCTATGCGTTTCCGACGCTCATCGCCATGGGCTTCGGCTACGCCGTCAGCGAACTCGCGCTGAAGCGTCCGCTCGTCGGGCTGCGCTGGGCGTGGCTCGGCTTCTGGCTCGTCGCGGTCGGCGCGGTCACGGCGACGGTGCCCGTCGCGATGGGTCTCGCCTCCGTGCTCTACACCTTCTATCCGCCGATGATCGGCAACGTGTTTTATTACGTGGGCGTCGTGCTCGTCGTGGTGGGCTCGTGGGTGTGGGTCGCGCTGATGTCGGTGAACCTCGCGTCATGGAAGCGCGAGAATCGCGGCAAGCCCGTGCCGCTCGCGATGTTCGCGACTGTCGCGGGCGCGTATCTATGGGGCTGGACGGCGGTGGGCGCGGCCATCGAAGTGCTCTTCATGATCCTGCCCGTGGCGATCGGCTGGAAGACGACCATCGACGCCGGTCTCGCGCGCGTGTTCTTCTCGTGGACGCTGCATGCGATCGTCTACTTCTGGCTGATGCCTGCATACATCGCGTATTACACGATCATTCCGCGCGCGATCGGCGGCCGTCTCTACAGCGACTCGATGGCGCGCATCTCGTTCATCCTGTTCCTCGTCGTGTCTATGCCGATCGGCATTCACCATCTCTTCGCCGATCCGCAAGTGGGCTCGGGCTTCAAGTTCATGCATTCGGTGTTCACGGCGCTCGTCGCGGTGCCGACGTTGCTCACGGTGTTCACGATCTGCGCGTCCGTGGAAATCGCGGCGCGGCTGCGCGGCGGACGCGGCCCGCTCGGCTGGATCAAGGCGCTGCCGTGGGACAACCCGATGATGCTCGCCGTCGCGTTCTCCTTCGTCATGCTGGGCTTCGGCGGCGCGGGCGGGCTCATCAACATGAGCTATCAGCTCGACTCGACCATCCACAATACGCAGTGGGTGACGGGGCACTTTCATCTGATCTTCGGCGGCGCGATCGTGATCATGTATTTCGTGATCGCGTACGATTTGTGGCCGCATCTGACGGGCCGCGCGCTATTGAGCGTGAAGCTGATGCGCTGGCAGTTGTGGCTGTGGTTCATCGGCATGATCGTGCTGACGTTTCCGTGGCACTTCGTCGGCATTCTCGGCATGCCGCGACGCATGGCCTTCTACGATTACAACGACCCGGAAATCGCCGCGCAGGGCCTTTCGGTGGCGATTTCCGTGCTGGGCGCGCTGATTCTGCTGGCGTCGGCGGTGCTGTTCTTCATCGTGCTGGTGAAGGGACATCGCGCGCCGCCGGTGAAGGTGGAAGAGTTCCGCTTCAGCCGCGCGGTGCATGAGCCGCGCAGCATTCCGGTGGCGTTGAACAGTTTCGCGCTGTGGCTCACGCTGATGATCGCGCTTACGCTCGTCAACTACGGCTATCCGATTGCGCAGTTGCTCACGCGTTCGGACACGTCGGTGCCCGCGGTGCCGATCGGAGCGCAGCGATGA
- a CDS encoding cupredoxin domain-containing protein, giving the protein MAINPSSHEVAERVERRWAILVVAIVTVLVAMTVYTGLHWAMMPPSRVETIRPETLHVSGEFIESNLGSAPEADGSVTVRIVAQQYSFTPQCLVVPAGVPITFRATSSDVVHGFLITNTNINSMLEPGYVSTFKTTFAQTGEHLMPCHEYCGTGHQNMWAHVKVVDRAEFMQMADKLAANSRRVSCVQ; this is encoded by the coding sequence ATGGCCATCAATCCAAGCTCGCATGAAGTCGCCGAACGGGTCGAGCGGCGCTGGGCGATCCTCGTCGTGGCGATCGTCACGGTGCTCGTCGCGATGACGGTCTACACCGGCCTGCACTGGGCGATGATGCCGCCGTCGCGCGTCGAGACGATTCGCCCTGAGACGCTGCATGTGTCCGGCGAATTCATCGAGAGCAATCTGGGCAGCGCGCCCGAGGCGGATGGCTCGGTGACGGTGCGCATCGTCGCGCAGCAGTATTCGTTCACGCCGCAATGCCTGGTCGTGCCGGCCGGCGTGCCGATCACCTTCCGCGCGACGAGTTCGGATGTCGTGCACGGTTTTCTCATCACCAACACCAATATCAATTCGATGCTGGAGCCGGGCTATGTCTCGACCTTCAAGACGACTTTCGCGCAGACCGGCGAGCATTTGATGCCTTGCCACGAGTACTGCGGCACTGGGCATCAGAACATGTGGGCGCACGTCAAGGTGGTCGATCGCGCCGAATTCATGCAGATGGCCGACAAGCTGGCGGCCAATTCGCGGAGAGTGTCCTGTGTTCAATAG
- a CDS encoding GlxA family transcriptional regulator: MRTVAIAIFQGVQALDVAGPVDVFAEANGFVPASDGYEITLVGPEERVVRASNGTRLVADISFDAANQHYGTALVAGGPSLPVDAPNAELTAWLIDVASHCERYGSICTGAFALGHAGLLDGRDVTTHWQDAPRLAACFPLARVELDRIYMREGNLVTSAGVTAGIDVALALVAEDHGPQVALAVAKRLVVFAQRRGGQSQFSPYLSAPADETSPVAKVQAYVMEHIGERLSVAQLARVAGMSERNFARAFVQLADMTPHEFVERARVDAARNVLESSDTPLKTVAYECGFGTADRMRLVFTRRLGVSPNDYRTSFRTRFTR, translated from the coding sequence ATGCGTACAGTCGCAATCGCAATCTTCCAGGGCGTGCAGGCGCTCGACGTGGCCGGTCCCGTCGATGTATTCGCGGAAGCGAATGGCTTCGTGCCCGCGTCGGATGGCTACGAGATCACGCTCGTCGGTCCCGAGGAGCGCGTCGTGCGGGCGTCGAACGGCACGCGTCTTGTCGCGGACATCTCGTTCGACGCGGCGAATCAGCATTACGGCACCGCGCTCGTTGCAGGCGGACCGAGCCTTCCCGTCGATGCACCGAACGCGGAACTGACCGCGTGGCTCATCGATGTCGCATCGCATTGCGAGCGCTATGGTTCGATCTGCACCGGCGCGTTCGCGCTGGGCCACGCAGGCCTGCTCGACGGCCGCGACGTCACCACGCACTGGCAAGACGCGCCGCGGCTCGCCGCATGCTTTCCGCTCGCGCGCGTCGAGCTCGATCGCATCTACATGCGCGAAGGCAATCTCGTGACCTCGGCGGGCGTGACGGCGGGCATCGATGTCGCGCTCGCGCTCGTCGCCGAGGATCACGGACCGCAGGTTGCGCTCGCGGTGGCAAAACGCCTCGTCGTGTTTGCGCAGCGGCGCGGCGGGCAGTCGCAGTTCAGTCCGTATCTCAGCGCGCCCGCCGACGAAACCTCGCCGGTCGCGAAAGTGCAGGCTTACGTGATGGAGCACATCGGCGAGCGGCTGTCGGTTGCGCAACTGGCGCGCGTCGCGGGCATGAGCGAGCGCAACTTCGCGCGCGCCTTCGTGCAGCTTGCGGATATGACGCCGCATGAGTTCGTCGAGCGGGCGCGCGTGGATGCGGCCCGCAACGTGCTGGAGAGCAGCGACACGCCCCTGAAAACCGTCGCCTACGAATGCGGCTTCGGCACGGCGGACCGCATGCGGCTCGTGTTCACGCGGCGACTCGGCGTCTCGCCGAACGACTATCGGACGAGCTTTCGCACGCGCTTTACGCGGTGA
- a CDS encoding NAD-dependent protein deacetylase — MQQLHEFVERHPRLFVLSGAGISTESGIPCYRDREGQRTGRAPILLKDFLGSDYARRRYWARSLIGWPVVARAQPNAAHHAVRALAARSRVHRLVTQNVDGLHTRAGNPDVIELHGNIGRVRCIECDERYTRAAVQRLLEAANPDFVGYTAPAVPDGDAQIEDLDFGAFQVPGCTRCGGVLKPDVVFFGESVPRALVDDAARSLDAADAMLVVGSSLMVYSGYRFCEWAARSGKPIAAINIGKTRADALLALKVEAPCSEALEALIERLDARPVAG; from the coding sequence GTGCAGCAGCTTCATGAATTCGTCGAGCGGCATCCGCGGCTTTTCGTGCTGTCGGGCGCGGGCATCAGCACCGAATCGGGCATACCGTGTTATCGCGACCGCGAAGGCCAGCGCACCGGCCGTGCGCCGATCCTGCTCAAGGATTTTCTCGGCTCCGACTACGCGCGGCGGCGCTACTGGGCGCGCAGCCTGATCGGCTGGCCGGTCGTGGCGCGTGCGCAGCCGAACGCCGCGCATCATGCGGTGCGGGCGCTCGCGGCGCGCTCGCGGGTGCATCGGCTCGTGACGCAGAACGTCGACGGGCTGCATACGCGCGCGGGCAATCCGGATGTCATCGAGTTGCACGGAAATATCGGACGGGTGCGCTGCATCGAATGCGACGAGCGGTATACGCGCGCGGCGGTGCAGCGCCTGCTGGAGGCCGCGAATCCGGATTTCGTGGGCTACACCGCGCCCGCCGTGCCCGATGGCGACGCGCAAATCGAAGATCTCGACTTCGGCGCGTTTCAGGTGCCCGGCTGCACGCGCTGCGGCGGCGTGCTCAAGCCCGACGTGGTGTTCTTCGGCGAGAGCGTGCCGCGCGCACTCGTCGACGACGCGGCGCGCTCGCTGGACGCCGCCGACGCGATGCTCGTCGTCGGCTCGTCGCTGATGGTGTATTCCGGCTACCGGTTCTGCGAATGGGCGGCCAGGAGCGGCAAGCCGATCGCCGCGATCAACATCGGCAAGACGCGCGCCGATGCGCTGCTCGCGCTGAAGGTCGAAGCGCCTTGCTCGGAGGCGCTCGAAGCCCTGATCGAGCGGCTGGACGCGCGGCCGGTGGCGGGCTAG
- a CDS encoding extensin-like domain-containing protein: protein MTARLVAWLLMAMLIGGAAFGYAVYTKRIVLPERYDPFAPLDVRAPQGPLTSFKLWRTMHDAQLCDAALARSGLVYREMADATGAGGCELKNVVRVTRAGDTSFSAPFLATCPLALGMAYFEHHYLQAAAQETYGERVARIEHVGSYTCRNVNHRQDTALSQHASANAIDLTGFVLDDGKRIALARWDDAASPDARFLRRVHEGACRSFDTTLGPGYNALHETHFHVDMGPYRICR, encoded by the coding sequence GTGACCGCTCGTCTCGTCGCGTGGCTGTTGATGGCGATGCTCATCGGCGGCGCTGCATTCGGCTATGCGGTCTATACGAAGCGCATCGTTTTGCCCGAACGCTACGATCCATTTGCGCCGCTCGACGTTCGCGCACCGCAAGGTCCGCTCACGTCATTCAAGCTATGGCGCACGATGCACGACGCGCAACTTTGCGATGCCGCACTCGCGCGCTCCGGTCTCGTGTATCGCGAGATGGCCGATGCAACCGGCGCCGGCGGCTGCGAACTCAAGAACGTGGTGCGCGTCACGCGCGCCGGTGACACGAGCTTCAGCGCGCCGTTTCTCGCGACGTGTCCGCTCGCACTCGGCATGGCGTACTTCGAGCATCACTATCTTCAAGCCGCCGCGCAGGAGACCTACGGCGAGCGCGTCGCGCGTATCGAGCATGTGGGCAGCTACACGTGCCGCAACGTGAATCATCGGCAGGATACGGCGTTGAGTCAGCATGCGAGCGCGAACGCCATCGACCTGACGGGCTTCGTGCTCGATGACGGAAAACGCATCGCGCTCGCGCGCTGGGACGATGCAGCGTCGCCCGATGCACGCTTCCTGCGCCGCGTTCACGAAGGCGCGTGCCGCTCGTTCGACACGACCCTCGGCCCCGGCTACAACGCGCTGCACGAGACGCACTTTCACGTCGACATGGGTCCGTACCGCATCTGCCGATAA
- a CDS encoding OmpW/AlkL family protein: MRRSLGAVATACAALFAGVAHAAGDASSNDMTGGIHAGDVLVRLRAISIEPQVNAGGALGTLGVDVNNAIVPELDFTYMIRDQIGVELILGTSRHQVTSNIGSLGGVNVLPPTLLLQYHFNHAGRVRPYVGAGVNYTYFYNDKLKAGDTPVSIKRSSFGPALQAGIDVQVARNLFVNADVKKIWMRTSASAGGADLGSLKIDPWVLGVGVGMKF; this comes from the coding sequence ATGAGAAGAAGTCTCGGGGCTGTGGCGACCGCGTGTGCGGCGCTTTTTGCAGGCGTGGCGCACGCGGCAGGCGATGCATCGTCGAACGATATGACGGGCGGCATCCACGCAGGCGACGTGCTTGTACGTCTGCGCGCGATCAGCATCGAACCTCAGGTGAACGCGGGCGGCGCACTCGGTACGCTCGGCGTCGATGTGAACAACGCGATCGTGCCGGAGCTCGACTTCACCTACATGATCCGCGATCAGATCGGCGTCGAGCTGATCCTCGGCACGTCGCGGCATCAGGTGACTTCGAACATCGGTTCGCTCGGCGGCGTGAACGTGTTGCCGCCCACCTTGCTGCTGCAATATCACTTCAATCACGCGGGCCGCGTGCGGCCTTATGTCGGCGCGGGCGTGAACTATACGTACTTCTATAACGACAAGCTGAAGGCGGGCGATACGCCGGTGTCGATCAAACGCAGCAGCTTTGGCCCCGCGTTGCAGGCCGGTATCGACGTGCAGGTGGCCAGGAACCTGTTCGTCAACGCGGACGTGAAGAAGATCTGGATGCGCACGAGCGCCTCGGCGGGCGGCGCCGATCTCGGCTCGCTGAAGATCGATCCGTGGGTGCTCGGCGTGGGCGTCGGCATGAAGTTCTGA
- a CDS encoding c-type cytochrome, which translates to MSDERLFTFRNRWFTVSVLGMIVIMAVAALIGFVWLPSAQRDAPFTGIWNAICSAAGVPREWYAGDGPTVEPKVTLTSVEMTPQLLTSASANSIGRGATLALRCTMCHGERGMSDANSPNLAGQYASVIYKQLIDFQKGARTNAVMSPMAMNLSDQDMRDLAAYYASLPRPPAQRKVSEALAPPVVAHGSPMRNIAPCAVCHGGIDSKAGSPWLDGLPAAYTKSQLVAFANGTRTNDIDGVMRNVARNMTPEEIDAAAAYYARESNAK; encoded by the coding sequence ATGAGCGACGAACGCCTCTTCACTTTCCGCAACCGCTGGTTCACCGTCAGCGTCTTGGGGATGATCGTCATCATGGCGGTGGCGGCGCTGATCGGTTTCGTCTGGTTGCCGTCGGCGCAGCGCGATGCACCGTTCACCGGCATCTGGAACGCGATCTGCAGCGCCGCGGGCGTGCCGCGCGAATGGTATGCGGGCGACGGCCCGACGGTCGAGCCGAAGGTGACGCTCACGAGCGTCGAGATGACGCCGCAGTTGCTCACGAGCGCGAGCGCGAATTCGATCGGGCGGGGCGCGACGCTCGCGTTGCGCTGCACGATGTGCCACGGCGAACGCGGCATGAGCGACGCCAATTCGCCGAATCTGGCGGGGCAGTATGCGTCGGTGATCTACAAGCAGTTGATCGATTTTCAGAAGGGCGCGCGCACCAACGCGGTGATGTCGCCGATGGCGATGAACCTGAGCGATCAGGACATGCGCGATCTCGCCGCGTATTACGCGAGCCTGCCGCGGCCGCCCGCGCAACGCAAGGTGAGCGAGGCGCTCGCGCCGCCGGTTGTCGCGCACGGTTCGCCGATGCGCAATATTGCGCCTTGCGCGGTGTGTCACGGCGGCATCGACAGCAAGGCGGGCAGTCCGTGGCTCGATGGTCTGCCGGCCGCCTATACGAAGTCGCAACTGGTGGCGTTCGCCAACGGCACGCGCACCAACGACATCGACGGCGTGATGCGCAACGTCGCGCGCAACATGACGCCCGAGGAAATCGATGCAGCCGCGGCGTACTATGCGCGGGAATCGAATGCGAAGTGA
- a CDS encoding HD domain-containing protein gives MSEIIAGIRIPDSQMAREATQLVRDTEPDLLYNHSRRVFLFGALTGERKQLKYDPELLYIGAMFHDMGLTEAYSSPQDRFEVDGANAARDFLRQHGIGESEIEQVWDSIALHTTPGIPQHKKPVVALVTAGVEMDVLGLAYDDFSADQRRLVVAAHPRESNFKEGIIDAFTQGTIKKPESTFGNVKADVLALKDPSYKRLNFCSIILGSAWNDGPHDHSTCRNPAHHHA, from the coding sequence ATGAGCGAAATCATCGCAGGCATCAGAATTCCCGACAGCCAGATGGCGCGCGAAGCCACGCAACTCGTGCGCGACACCGAACCCGATCTGCTGTACAACCACTCGCGCCGCGTGTTTCTCTTCGGCGCGCTGACGGGCGAACGCAAGCAACTGAAGTACGACCCCGAGCTGCTGTATATCGGCGCGATGTTCCATGACATGGGCCTCACCGAAGCCTACAGCAGCCCGCAAGACCGCTTCGAAGTCGATGGTGCGAATGCGGCGCGCGATTTTCTGCGTCAGCACGGCATCGGCGAAAGCGAGATCGAACAAGTGTGGGATTCGATCGCGCTGCACACGACGCCCGGCATTCCGCAGCACAAGAAGCCGGTGGTCGCGCTCGTCACGGCGGGCGTCGAGATGGACGTGCTCGGCCTCGCCTACGACGACTTCAGCGCGGATCAGCGGCGCCTCGTGGTCGCGGCGCATCCGCGCGAGTCGAACTTCAAGGAAGGCATCATCGATGCATTCACGCAAGGCACGATCAAAAAGCCCGAATCGACGTTCGGCAACGTCAAGGCCGACGTGCTCGCGTTGAAGGACCCGAGTTACAAGCGGCTGAACTTCTGCAGCATCATCCTCGGTTCGGCGTGGAACGACGGCCCTCACGATCATTCGACTTGCCGCAATCCGGCGCATCATCACGCGTGA
- a CDS encoding GFA family protein produces MNSEPLHEGRCACGAVRVRVTGTPKEVNRCHCMTCRRIHGAPFGVYAIFERKAVQISGDTRAWDSSSTGKRHHCPVCGSPVYLAFDGVDEIEVPTGIFDEIGLYPPEYEIWCKSAEPWHDAQGRPRFARGAPD; encoded by the coding sequence ATGAACTCAGAGCCATTGCACGAAGGACGCTGCGCATGCGGCGCGGTGCGCGTGCGTGTCACGGGAACGCCGAAGGAAGTGAATCGGTGCCACTGCATGACGTGTCGTCGCATTCACGGCGCGCCGTTCGGCGTCTATGCGATTTTCGAACGCAAAGCCGTGCAGATATCGGGCGACACGCGCGCGTGGGACAGCTCGTCGACGGGCAAGCGGCATCACTGCCCGGTCTGCGGCTCGCCGGTCTATCTCGCGTTCGACGGCGTCGATGAAATCGAAGTGCCCACCGGCATTTTCGATGAAATCGGCCTCTATCCGCCCGAATACGAAATCTGGTGCAAGAGCGCCGAGCCATGGCACGACGCACAAGGGCGGCCGCGCTTTGCACGCGGCGCGCCGGATTAA
- a CDS encoding NAD(P)/FAD-dependent oxidoreductase, with the protein MESSSEAVKTDVLIIGAGPVGLFAAFEAGVIGLTCQIVDTLGRIGGQCIELYPDKPIYDIPAIPSCTARELVDRLLEQIRPFDVPIHLDQRVQSVAQRDDDHRWIVTTERGMRFDCAAILIAAGNGAFVPQRLQLPEAAALEGKDVHYSVARAADFADKHVLVAGGGDSALDWALALKDIAKKLTLVHRRNGFSAAANSVAAMKRAVEAGEMDFVVGMIDSLDVPEGALRAARIKQIDGVTEIAADKLVALYGLVSELGPIATWNLDVRGGRIEVDTSNYESSRPGIFAVGDIANYPNKQKLILSGFHEASLALRKAYGYAYPDKKRVHVHSSYDAKLAERVSAAHTADDA; encoded by the coding sequence ATGGAATCCAGCAGCGAAGCGGTAAAAACCGACGTATTGATCATCGGCGCGGGCCCCGTCGGCTTGTTCGCGGCGTTCGAGGCGGGCGTGATCGGCTTGACGTGCCAGATCGTCGATACGCTCGGGCGCATCGGCGGGCAGTGCATCGAGCTTTATCCCGACAAACCCATCTACGATATCCCCGCCATTCCGTCATGCACCGCGCGCGAACTCGTCGACCGTTTGCTGGAGCAGATTCGTCCCTTCGATGTGCCGATCCATCTCGACCAGCGCGTTCAGTCCGTCGCGCAACGTGACGACGATCACCGCTGGATCGTGACGACGGAGCGCGGCATGCGCTTCGACTGCGCCGCCATTCTGATCGCTGCGGGCAACGGCGCATTCGTGCCGCAGCGTCTGCAACTGCCCGAAGCCGCCGCGCTCGAAGGCAAGGACGTCCACTACAGTGTCGCGCGCGCCGCGGATTTCGCGGACAAGCACGTGCTCGTCGCGGGCGGCGGCGATTCGGCGCTCGACTGGGCGCTCGCGCTGAAGGACATCGCGAAGAAGCTCACGCTCGTGCATCGGCGTAACGGCTTTTCGGCGGCCGCCAACTCGGTCGCGGCGATGAAGCGCGCGGTCGAGGCGGGCGAGATGGACTTCGTCGTCGGCATGATCGATTCGCTCGATGTGCCCGAAGGCGCGCTGCGCGCCGCGCGCATCAAACAGATCGACGGCGTGACGGAGATCGCCGCCGACAAACTCGTCGCGCTATATGGGCTCGTCTCCGAACTCGGGCCGATCGCCACATGGAACCTCGATGTGCGCGGCGGGCGCATCGAAGTGGACACGTCGAATTACGAATCGTCGCGGCCGGGCATCTTCGCGGTCGGCGATATCGCGAACTATCCGAACAAGCAGAAGCTGATTTTGTCGGGCTTTCACGAAGCGTCGCTTGCGTTGCGCAAGGCGTATGGGTATGCGTATCCCGACAAAAAGCGCGTGCACGTGCATTCGAGCTATGACGCCAAGCTCGCGGAACGCGTGAGCGCCGCGCACACAGCCGACGATGCTTAA
- a CDS encoding c-type cytochrome: MLRFRHLRALTVVVFLAACAAPFGRATAQSADAATVKRGEYLARAGDCIACHTLPAGKTFGGGRPMDTPFGTLFTPNISSDKETGIGKWTAEEFFAMMHTGKSRDGALLYPAMPYTSYTKVTRADSDAIYAFLMSTPAVHQPNRPHELRFPFNQRKLLLGWRLLFFKEGVYEPDPKESVEWNRGAYLVEGLGHCSMCHTAINALGGNVKSKAFEGGLIPIQNWYAPSLTSNKEAGLGDWSLDDIVGLLHAGVSNRGAVYGPMAEVVYDSLQYLNEEDVRAMAVYLKALPARSGDKPAPPTEAAVEARSDLSPLGKKVYDQHCAECHATQGQGKPPDFPPLANNQSIVMSSAVNPIRMVLNGGYPPGTFKNPKPYGMPPFAQSLSDVEVAAVVTYIRTAWGNHGAPVSVKEVNELRSAPLY, translated from the coding sequence GTGCTCCGTTTTCGACATCTCCGGGCGCTGACCGTCGTGGTCTTTCTGGCGGCGTGCGCCGCACCGTTCGGGCGCGCGACGGCGCAGTCGGCCGACGCCGCCACCGTCAAGCGCGGCGAGTATCTCGCGCGCGCGGGCGATTGCATCGCGTGCCATACGCTGCCCGCGGGCAAGACCTTCGGCGGCGGCCGGCCGATGGACACGCCGTTCGGCACGCTCTTCACGCCCAATATCTCGTCGGACAAGGAGACGGGCATCGGCAAATGGACCGCCGAAGAATTCTTCGCGATGATGCACACCGGCAAGTCGCGCGACGGCGCGCTGCTCTATCCGGCCATGCCGTACACGTCGTATACGAAAGTCACGCGTGCCGATTCCGACGCCATCTACGCGTTCCTGATGTCGACGCCGGCCGTGCATCAGCCGAACCGCCCGCACGAACTGCGCTTTCCGTTCAACCAGCGCAAGCTGCTGCTCGGCTGGCGTCTGCTGTTCTTCAAGGAAGGCGTGTACGAGCCGGACCCGAAGGAATCCGTCGAATGGAATCGCGGCGCTTATCTCGTCGAAGGGCTCGGCCACTGCTCGATGTGCCATACGGCGATCAACGCGCTCGGCGGCAACGTGAAGTCGAAGGCCTTCGAGGGCGGGCTGATTCCGATTCAGAACTGGTACGCACCGTCGCTGACTTCGAACAAGGAAGCGGGGCTCGGCGACTGGAGCCTCGACGACATCGTCGGTCTCCTGCATGCGGGCGTGTCCAATCGCGGCGCGGTGTACGGGCCGATGGCCGAAGTCGTCTACGACAGTCTGCAATATCTGAACGAAGAAGACGTGCGCGCGATGGCCGTCTATCTGAAGGCCTTGCCCGCGCGTTCCGGCGACAAGCCCGCGCCGCCCACCGAAGCCGCCGTCGAGGCCCGTTCCGATCTCTCGCCGCTCGGCAAGAAGGTCTATGACCAGCACTGCGCCGAATGCCACGCGACGCAGGGTCAGGGCAAGCCGCCTGATTTTCCGCCGCTCGCGAACAATCAGTCGATCGTGATGAGTTCGGCCGTCAACCCGATCCGCATGGTGCTGAACGGCGGCTATCCGCCCGGCACGTTCAAGAATCCGAAGCCGTACGGCATGCCGCCGTTCGCGCAATCGCTGTCGGATGTCGAGGTGGCGGCGGTCGTCACGTATATCCGCACCGCGTGGGGCAACCACGGCGCGCCGGTGTCCGTGAAGGAAGTGAACGAATTGCGTTCCGCACCGCTTTATTGA
- a CDS encoding zinc-binding alcohol dehydrogenase family protein, producing the protein MLTVICETPGTLKAEQREKPQRAESEVLLRVKRVGVCGTDLHIFTGNQPYLSYPRVMGHELSGVIEEADASSGLKAGDTVYVMPYLSCGKCIACRQGKTNCCVNIQVLGVHRDGAFTEYLNLPAQFVHKAEGVTLDQAAMVEFLAIGAHAVRRADVQPGQRVLVVGTGPIGMAAITFSRLRGANVTALDTRADRLEFCKRELKIDAAVQIGERDKEELAALTNGEFFDVVFDATGNSRAMERGFEFIAHGGKYVLVSIVPDRISFADPEFHKRETTLLASRNATPEDFETVLAAMRRGEVPTDALNTHRLTLADVPERFSSLLDPKAGVVKAIVEC; encoded by the coding sequence ATGCTGACCGTCATCTGCGAGACCCCCGGAACCCTGAAAGCCGAACAGCGCGAGAAGCCCCAACGCGCCGAAAGCGAAGTGCTGCTGCGCGTGAAGCGCGTCGGCGTATGCGGCACGGACCTGCACATCTTCACCGGCAATCAGCCGTATCTCTCGTATCCGCGCGTAATGGGGCACGAGCTGTCCGGCGTGATCGAGGAAGCGGACGCATCGAGCGGACTCAAGGCAGGCGACACCGTCTACGTGATGCCGTATCTCTCGTGCGGCAAATGCATTGCGTGCCGTCAGGGCAAGACCAATTGCTGCGTCAACATTCAGGTGCTGGGCGTTCACCGCGACGGTGCCTTCACCGAATATCTGAATCTGCCTGCGCAGTTCGTCCACAAGGCCGAAGGCGTGACGCTCGATCAGGCCGCGATGGTCGAATTCCTCGCGATCGGCGCCCACGCCGTGCGCCGCGCCGACGTGCAGCCGGGCCAGCGCGTGCTGGTCGTCGGCACGGGGCCGATCGGCATGGCTGCGATCACGTTTTCGCGGCTGCGCGGCGCGAACGTCACCGCGCTCGATACGCGCGCGGATCGCCTCGAGTTCTGCAAGCGCGAACTGAAAATCGACGCGGCCGTGCAGATCGGCGAGCGCGACAAGGAAGAACTTGCGGCGCTGACCAACGGCGAATTCTTCGACGTCGTCTTCGATGCAACCGGCAATTCCCGCGCGATGGAACGCGGCTTCGAGTTCATCGCGCATGGCGGCAAGTACGTGCTGGTGTCGATCGTGCCGGATCGCATCTCGTTCGCCGATCCCGAGTTCCACAAGCGCGAGACGACGTTGCTCGCGAGCCGCAACGCGACGCCCGAGGACTTCGAGACGGTGCTCGCCGCGATGCGCCGGGGCGAAGTCCCGACCGATGCGCTCAACACGCATCGCCTCACGCTCGCCGATGTGCCCGAGCGCTTTTCCTCGCTGCTCGATCCGAAGGCGGGCGTCGTGAAGGCGATCGTCGAGTGCTGA